One genomic region from Actinocatenispora thailandica encodes:
- a CDS encoding SRPBCC family protein has protein sequence MTDSSTQSIVVRATPQRVVEIISDFPAYPGWASAVQTVEVLEEYEDGYASRVRFVLDAGVLKDTYTLEYEYAEDLSRIQWRLVEPTRVQKNQDGSYDIDDNGDGTVTVTYSLSVQLAAPMLGMLRRRAEKMIMDVALRELKKRAESAE, from the coding sequence ATGACGGACTCCTCGACGCAGTCGATCGTCGTGCGCGCCACCCCGCAGCGGGTCGTGGAGATCATCAGCGACTTCCCGGCCTATCCCGGCTGGGCCAGCGCGGTGCAGACCGTCGAGGTGCTGGAGGAGTACGAGGACGGCTACGCCAGCCGGGTCCGGTTCGTCCTCGACGCCGGGGTGCTCAAGGACACCTACACCCTGGAGTACGAGTACGCCGAGGACCTGAGCCGGATCCAGTGGCGGCTGGTCGAGCCGACCCGCGTGCAGAAGAACCAGGACGGCTCGTACGACATCGACGACAACGGGGACGGCACCGTCACGGTGACCTACTCGCTGTCGGTGCAGCTGGCCGCCCCGATGCTCGGCATGCTCCGGCGCCGCGCCGAGAAGATGATCATGGATGTGGCGTTGCGGGAGCTGAAGAAGCGCGCCGAGAGCGCCGAGTAG
- a CDS encoding polyketide cyclase / dehydrase and lipid transport: MPLVDVLQETFVAAAPRLVAAALADPAVPADLWPDLAVTVTQRRGLEGQRYAVGGAWRGTAELWLQPCADGVLVHSYLRVDSAGPVSARAARRELARRQRTMRWGLWRYKDRIEAARAPGEVAVGTMVDRTAR, encoded by the coding sequence ATGCCGCTGGTCGACGTGCTGCAGGAGACGTTCGTGGCCGCCGCGCCCCGGCTGGTCGCCGCCGCGCTCGCCGACCCCGCGGTGCCGGCCGATCTGTGGCCGGACCTGGCCGTCACGGTCACACAGCGGCGTGGCCTGGAAGGTCAACGGTACGCGGTGGGCGGCGCCTGGCGCGGCACCGCGGAGCTGTGGTTGCAGCCCTGCGCCGACGGCGTGCTGGTCCACTCGTACCTGCGGGTCGACTCGGCCGGCCCGGTGTCGGCGCGGGCGGCGCGGCGCGAGCTGGCCCGCCGGCAGCGGACGATGCGGTGGGGTCTGTGGCGGTACAAGGACCGGATCGAGGCGGCCCGCGCGCCGGGTGAGGTGGCGGTGGGGACGATGGTCGACCGGACGGCACGGTAG
- a CDS encoding AMP-dependent synthetase/ligase has translation MRELTVPPLVSVADDENLTDVVWRHAEEYPDTVQFSRRRDTDWEPVTIRQFRDEVVAVARGLVAAGVGAGDRVGLMSKTRYEWTLLDYAIWAAGAVTVPIYETSSADQVAWILADSGAVGVVVETAEHAALVSGVRDDSPALEHVWTIDEDAVGTLVAGGGSVPPETVEQRRSSRGADDMATLIYTSGTTGRPKGCQLTHRNLYADIANAVPGLLPLFNERSATLLFLPLAHAFARIVQLGAVQARARMGHTGDVKNLLPDLASFRPTFLLSVPRVFEKVYNGAKQKAHGEGKGAIFDRAERVAIAYSKGLDTGKISAGVRLQHALFDKLVYAKLRAAMGGQCRYAISGGAPLGERLAHFFRGVGITVFEGYGLTETSPVIAVNDQDHGKIGTVGRPIPGSSVRIADDGELCVKGDYVFTGYWNNAAATAEAFDDEGYFHTGDLAELDEDGFLTITGRKKEIIVTAGGKNVAPATLEDRVRSHPLVSQCMVVGDRQPFIAALVTLDAEALPGWLRNHGRKPNTDPATLSGDQEIRAEIQSAVDEANKAVSRAESIKVFRILPRDFSEETGEMTPSLKVKRGVVLKQYADEIDAIYTR, from the coding sequence GTGCGCGAGTTGACCGTTCCCCCCCTCGTCAGCGTCGCCGACGACGAGAACCTCACCGACGTGGTGTGGCGGCACGCCGAGGAGTACCCGGACACGGTGCAGTTTTCCCGCCGGCGGGACACCGACTGGGAGCCGGTGACGATCCGGCAGTTCCGGGACGAGGTGGTCGCGGTGGCTCGCGGGCTGGTCGCGGCCGGGGTCGGCGCCGGCGACCGGGTGGGCCTGATGTCGAAGACCCGGTACGAGTGGACGCTGCTCGACTACGCGATCTGGGCGGCCGGCGCGGTCACCGTGCCGATCTACGAGACGTCCTCGGCCGACCAGGTGGCGTGGATCCTGGCCGACTCGGGCGCCGTCGGCGTGGTGGTCGAGACGGCCGAGCACGCCGCCCTGGTGTCCGGGGTACGGGACGACTCGCCGGCGCTCGAACACGTCTGGACCATCGACGAGGACGCGGTCGGCACCCTGGTCGCCGGCGGCGGCTCGGTGCCGCCGGAGACCGTGGAGCAGCGTCGCAGCTCCCGCGGCGCCGACGACATGGCCACGCTGATCTACACCTCCGGTACCACCGGGCGGCCCAAGGGCTGCCAGCTGACCCACCGCAACCTCTACGCCGACATCGCCAACGCGGTGCCCGGTCTGCTGCCGCTGTTCAACGAGCGGTCCGCGACGCTGCTGTTCCTGCCGCTGGCGCACGCGTTCGCCCGGATCGTGCAGCTCGGCGCGGTGCAGGCGCGGGCCCGGATGGGGCACACCGGCGACGTGAAGAACCTGCTGCCCGACCTCGCCTCGTTCCGGCCGACGTTCCTGCTGTCGGTGCCGCGGGTGTTCGAGAAGGTCTACAACGGTGCGAAGCAGAAGGCGCACGGCGAGGGCAAGGGCGCGATCTTCGATCGGGCCGAGCGGGTCGCGATCGCGTACAGCAAGGGGCTGGACACCGGGAAGATCAGCGCCGGGGTGCGGCTGCAGCACGCGCTCTTCGACAAGCTGGTGTACGCCAAGCTGCGGGCGGCGATGGGCGGCCAGTGCCGGTACGCGATCTCCGGCGGCGCACCGCTGGGCGAGCGGCTGGCGCACTTCTTCCGCGGTGTCGGCATCACCGTCTTCGAGGGGTACGGGCTGACCGAGACCTCGCCGGTGATCGCCGTGAACGACCAGGACCACGGCAAGATCGGTACGGTCGGCCGGCCGATCCCCGGCTCGTCGGTGCGCATCGCCGACGACGGCGAGCTCTGCGTCAAGGGCGACTACGTGTTCACCGGCTACTGGAACAACGCGGCGGCGACCGCCGAGGCGTTCGACGACGAGGGCTACTTCCACACCGGGGATCTGGCCGAGCTGGACGAGGACGGGTTCCTCACCATCACCGGCCGCAAGAAGGAGATCATCGTGACGGCCGGCGGCAAGAACGTCGCACCGGCCACCCTGGAGGACCGGGTCCGGTCGCATCCGCTGGTCAGTCAGTGCATGGTGGTCGGCGACCGGCAGCCGTTCATCGCCGCGCTGGTCACCCTGGACGCCGAGGCACTGCCGGGCTGGCTGCGCAACCACGGCCGCAAGCCGAACACCGACCCGGCCACGCTGAGCGGCGACCAGGAGATCCGGGCCGAGATCCAGTCCGCCGTGGACGAGGCCAACAAGGCGGTCTCCCGGGCCGAGTCGATCAAGGTGTTCCGGATCCTGCCCCGCGACTTCAGCGAGGAGACGGGCGAGATGACCCCGTCGCTGAAGGTCAAGCGCGGCGTCGTGCTCAAGCAGTACGCCGACGAGATCGACGCGATCTACACCCGCTGA
- a CDS encoding GAF domain-containing sensor histidine kinase, whose protein sequence is MLRPLRAALLVVVAALVLASTPGWSTVGWCALLAVAALPGLAIAPGTGGRLGLLCRLGRIAEVIVVGLSTAALHTSFGTTLPYLLVPVRSAAVAGVGEALALVALAAVTTFGTSVASGRLTGRDFVLTTVLWLLLALAAALAGRRMYADAGRTEPQPYAAATRLLTQLRTVARQLPGGTLDLGGIAAGLLDEVTSAAPSDRAAVLGRSGGGRLVVLTQRGPDRTDWETSLSADTPIAEAWLSQQPHLTSTSLARSITGHPVSALVVPLVAGVRSIGLLVVESDRTGAYPPETVARVRGLVSTAALRLEAALLFDEVRALATTEERQRLAREIHDGVAQELVMVGYGIDNAVAELTDVTGADQAVSELNTLRAEVTRVITELRLSLFELRTDVDPSGGLATALADYARTVAASSGMRVHLSLDTSTARLPATVETELLRIGQEAITNARKHARAENLWVTCEIDPPYARIEVADDGQGMPEGPNEGSYGLTIMAERARRIRAELGIQPRRPSGTTITAVLAARPRRGSVSAAEGADDGTAADEA, encoded by the coding sequence ATGCTGCGCCCGCTCCGGGCCGCCCTGCTGGTCGTGGTCGCCGCACTGGTGCTGGCCTCGACACCGGGGTGGAGCACGGTCGGCTGGTGCGCGTTGCTCGCGGTCGCCGCGCTGCCCGGGCTGGCCATCGCGCCCGGGACCGGTGGCCGGCTCGGGTTGCTGTGCCGGCTCGGCCGGATCGCCGAGGTGATCGTCGTCGGGCTGTCCACCGCCGCGCTGCACACCAGCTTCGGCACCACCCTGCCGTACCTGCTGGTACCGGTGCGGTCCGCCGCGGTCGCCGGGGTCGGCGAGGCGCTCGCGCTGGTCGCGCTGGCCGCGGTGACGACGTTCGGCACGAGCGTCGCGAGCGGCCGGCTGACCGGCCGCGACTTCGTCCTGACGACCGTGCTCTGGCTGCTGCTGGCGCTGGCTGCGGCGCTCGCCGGGCGCCGGATGTACGCCGACGCCGGCCGCACCGAGCCGCAGCCGTACGCGGCGGCCACCCGGCTGCTGACCCAGCTGCGTACGGTGGCGCGGCAGTTGCCCGGCGGCACCCTGGACCTCGGCGGCATCGCCGCCGGCCTGCTCGACGAGGTGACCTCGGCGGCCCCGAGCGACCGGGCCGCGGTGCTCGGCCGGTCCGGCGGCGGCCGGCTGGTGGTGCTCACCCAGCGCGGCCCGGACCGTACCGACTGGGAGACGTCGCTGTCGGCGGACACCCCGATCGCCGAGGCCTGGCTGAGCCAGCAGCCGCACCTCACCTCGACCTCGCTGGCCCGCTCGATCACCGGCCACCCGGTGTCCGCGCTGGTGGTGCCGCTGGTCGCGGGGGTGCGCAGCATCGGCCTGCTGGTGGTCGAGTCGGACCGCACCGGCGCGTACCCGCCGGAGACGGTCGCCCGGGTCCGCGGACTGGTGTCGACCGCGGCGCTGCGGCTGGAGGCGGCGCTGCTGTTCGACGAGGTCCGCGCGCTCGCCACGACCGAGGAGCGGCAGCGGCTGGCCCGGGAGATCCACGACGGGGTCGCGCAGGAACTGGTCATGGTCGGGTACGGAATCGACAACGCGGTCGCCGAGCTGACCGACGTGACCGGCGCGGACCAGGCGGTCAGCGAGCTGAACACGCTGCGCGCCGAGGTGACCCGGGTGATCACCGAGCTGCGCCTGTCGCTGTTCGAACTGCGTACCGACGTCGACCCGTCCGGCGGGCTGGCCACCGCGCTCGCCGACTACGCCCGTACCGTCGCGGCCTCCAGCGGGATGCGGGTGCACCTGTCGCTGGACACCTCGACCGCGCGGCTGCCGGCGACGGTGGAGACCGAGCTGCTGCGCATCGGCCAGGAGGCCATCACCAACGCCCGCAAGCATGCCCGCGCCGAGAACCTCTGGGTGACCTGCGAGATCGACCCGCCGTACGCCCGGATCGAGGTGGCCGACGACGGCCAGGGCATGCCGGAAGGGCCCAATGAGGGCAGTTACGGACTGACCATCATGGCCGAACGTGCCCGGCGCATCAGGGCCGAGTTGGGGATACAACCCCGTAGGCCATCCGGCACGACGATCACGGCGGTACTCGCGGCACGGCCCCGGCGCGGTAGCGTGTCGGCAGCGGAGGGTGCCGACGACGGCACGGCCGCCGACGAGGCATGA
- a CDS encoding response regulator transcription factor: MPDEPIGRTRILLVDDHDLIRKGLRHAFERDPNFEVVGEAGAAGDGVRQAAALRPDVVIMDLRLPDGSGLTATRELRKAHPTMGIVVLTMYAGDDQLFGALEAGASAFVPKSAPADDVVAAARHAAATPNAFTAADLAEAMKRRLEPSGPQLSPREGQVLKLLADGMSVAGIAKQLYVSESTAKTHISKLYEKLGAGNRAQALMTALRLGLLEAPDSPRF, translated from the coding sequence ATGCCCGATGAGCCGATCGGCCGTACCAGGATCCTGCTGGTCGACGACCACGATCTGATTCGCAAGGGTCTGCGGCACGCGTTCGAGCGCGATCCGAACTTCGAGGTGGTCGGCGAGGCCGGCGCCGCCGGCGACGGGGTACGCCAGGCCGCCGCGCTGCGGCCGGACGTGGTGATCATGGACCTGCGGCTGCCCGACGGCAGCGGGCTGACCGCCACCCGCGAGCTGCGCAAGGCGCACCCCACGATGGGCATCGTGGTGCTGACCATGTACGCCGGGGACGACCAGCTGTTCGGCGCGCTGGAGGCCGGCGCGAGCGCGTTCGTGCCCAAGAGCGCGCCGGCCGACGACGTGGTCGCCGCGGCCCGGCACGCCGCCGCCACCCCGAACGCGTTCACCGCCGCCGACCTGGCCGAGGCGATGAAGCGCCGGCTGGAGCCGTCCGGCCCGCAGCTGTCGCCGCGCGAGGGCCAGGTGCTCAAGCTGCTCGCCGACGGGATGAGCGTGGCCGGCATCGCGAAGCAGCTCTACGTCTCCGAGTCGACCGCGAAGACGCACATCTCCAAGCTGTACGAGAAGCTCGGCGCCGGCAACCGGGCGCAGGCGCTGATGACCGCGCTGCGGCTGGGCCTGCTCGAAGCGCCCGACTCGCCCCGCTTCTGA
- a CDS encoding DUF998 domain-containing protein: MTITTDSTAPRAGAATPVPARRPGAAYLALGALLGPALCTVAWIVLGLVSPGYSIGGDWISPYSAIAQPISGLGMGATAAYMNPAFVLSGLVGVAGVAGVLARVRRSGRRALRWVALVLLAASPAGLVVAGLFPLDSPVLHLAGGTMLLGLPVLGFLVAGSYLRGAAGWARFGRLLMLVASPLTLALFVLYSATFDHSVVAAGHGVAGLTQRLLCVEIFGWYAALGWRAFRRR; the protein is encoded by the coding sequence ATGACTATCACGACAGACAGCACGGCCCCCCGCGCCGGGGCCGCCACGCCAGTCCCTGCCCGCCGGCCCGGGGCCGCCTATCTGGCGCTGGGCGCTCTGCTCGGCCCGGCACTGTGCACCGTCGCGTGGATCGTGCTCGGGCTCGTGAGCCCCGGCTACTCCATCGGCGGCGACTGGATCTCGCCGTACTCCGCGATCGCCCAGCCGATCAGCGGGCTCGGCATGGGCGCGACCGCCGCGTACATGAACCCCGCGTTCGTGCTCAGCGGGCTCGTCGGCGTCGCCGGCGTGGCCGGCGTGCTGGCCCGCGTGCGCCGGTCCGGCCGCCGTGCCCTGCGGTGGGTCGCGCTCGTGCTGCTGGCGGCGTCGCCGGCCGGCCTGGTCGTGGCCGGGCTGTTCCCGCTGGACTCGCCGGTGCTGCACCTGGCCGGCGGCACGATGCTGCTCGGGCTGCCGGTGCTCGGCTTCCTGGTCGCCGGCAGCTACCTGCGCGGGGCCGCCGGCTGGGCCCGGTTCGGCCGGCTGCTGATGCTGGTCGCGAGCCCGCTGACGCTCGCCCTGTTCGTGCTGTACTCCGCGACGTTCGACCACTCGGTGGTCGCGGCCGGGCACGGCGTCGCCGGCCTCACCCAGCGGCTGCTGTGCGTCGAGATCTTCGGCTGGTACGCCGCGCTGGGCTGGCGCGCGTTCCGCCGGCGCTGA
- a CDS encoding PadR family transcriptional regulator, protein MRRSPLAMAILGLLEDEPLHPYRMQQLLKEWGKDQVVNVGQRATLYKLIKRLDEEGLIRARETARDHRYPERTVYELTDTGRDIRQRWLTEALSTARDEFPEFPAALSFLPLLAPETVRELLTRRREQLVGRLAARDALVDGVGFELPRVSVLETGYQHAIVEAEIRWLDGVLRELADGSLTWHQPELDDAATRLHTGA, encoded by the coding sequence GTGCGACGTTCACCGCTGGCGATGGCGATCCTGGGTCTGCTCGAAGACGAGCCGCTGCACCCCTACCGGATGCAGCAACTACTCAAGGAATGGGGCAAGGACCAGGTCGTCAACGTCGGCCAACGGGCCACCCTGTACAAGCTGATCAAACGGCTCGACGAGGAGGGGCTGATCCGGGCCCGGGAGACCGCACGGGATCACCGCTACCCGGAACGCACCGTCTACGAGCTGACCGACACCGGCCGCGACATCCGGCAACGGTGGCTCACCGAGGCCCTGAGCACCGCCCGCGACGAGTTCCCCGAGTTCCCGGCCGCGCTGTCGTTCCTGCCGCTGCTCGCCCCCGAGACCGTCCGCGAGCTGCTCACCCGGCGCCGCGAGCAGCTGGTGGGCCGGCTTGCCGCGCGGGACGCCCTGGTCGACGGCGTCGGATTCGAGCTGCCCCGGGTGTCGGTGCTGGAGACCGGATACCAGCACGCGATCGTCGAGGCGGAGATCCGGTGGCTCGACGGCGTCCTGCGCGAGCTCGCCGACGGCTCCCTGACCTGGCACCAACCGGAACTGGACGACGCCGCGACCAGGCTGCACACCGGCGCCTGA
- a CDS encoding glycosyltransferase family 4 protein, giving the protein MGRTLLITNDFPPRTGGIQNFVHALAVRQPADSLVVYASSWRGAAEFDAEQPFPVVRADTTVLLPTPRARRAAVALAREYDCDTAWYGAMAPLGLLAPALRGAGVTRQVAQTHGHEAGWAALPGPRGLLRRIGQHVDVVTYLAEYFRVRLDRAINARRPGARLEHLAPGVDTEKFRPDLVHGEGAGIRRELGLADRPVIVCVSRLVPRKGQDTLIRALPEVRRRVPDAALLIVSGGPDKQRLQRLAADTGVADHVVFTGSVPWTALPHYYAAGDVFAMPCRTRRGGLEAEGLGIVYLEASATGLPVVAGDSGGAPDAVREGETGFVVSGTDLPALSDRLVTLLSDRSLAARMGKAGRAWVESDWQWDTIAARMTGLLRG; this is encoded by the coding sequence ATGGGCCGCACCCTGCTGATCACCAACGACTTCCCGCCGCGTACCGGCGGGATCCAGAACTTCGTGCACGCGCTCGCGGTGCGGCAGCCGGCCGACTCGCTCGTGGTGTACGCGTCGTCCTGGCGCGGCGCCGCCGAGTTCGACGCCGAGCAGCCGTTCCCGGTGGTCCGGGCCGACACGACGGTCCTGCTGCCCACCCCGCGGGCCCGCCGGGCGGCAGTGGCGCTGGCCCGCGAGTACGACTGCGACACCGCCTGGTACGGGGCGATGGCGCCGCTGGGGCTGCTGGCGCCGGCGCTGCGGGGCGCCGGGGTGACCCGCCAGGTGGCGCAGACGCACGGGCACGAGGCGGGTTGGGCCGCGCTGCCCGGCCCGCGCGGCCTGCTGCGCCGGATCGGGCAGCACGTCGACGTGGTCACCTACCTGGCCGAATACTTCCGGGTCCGGCTGGACCGGGCGATCAACGCGCGCCGGCCCGGCGCCCGGTTGGAGCACCTCGCGCCGGGCGTGGACACCGAGAAGTTCCGGCCCGACCTGGTGCACGGCGAGGGGGCGGGGATCCGGCGCGAGCTGGGGCTCGCCGACCGGCCGGTGATCGTCTGCGTGTCCCGGCTGGTACCGCGCAAGGGGCAGGACACGCTGATCCGGGCGCTGCCGGAGGTGCGCCGGCGGGTGCCGGACGCGGCGCTGCTGATCGTGTCCGGCGGTCCGGACAAGCAGCGGCTGCAACGGCTCGCGGCCGACACCGGCGTGGCCGACCACGTGGTGTTCACCGGGTCGGTGCCGTGGACGGCGCTGCCGCACTACTACGCGGCCGGCGACGTGTTCGCGATGCCGTGCCGCACCCGCCGCGGCGGGTTGGAGGCCGAGGGCCTGGGCATCGTCTACCTGGAGGCGTCGGCGACCGGGTTGCCGGTCGTGGCGGGCGACTCGGGTGGCGCGCCGGACGCGGTACGCGAGGGTGAGACCGGTTTCGTGGTCTCCGGCACCGACCTGCCGGCGCTGTCCGACCGGCTCGTCACGCTGCTGTCCGACCGGTCGCTCGCGGCCCGGATGGGCAAGGCGGGCCGCGCCTGGGTCGAGTCGGACTGGCAGTGGGACACCATCGCCGCCCGGATGACCGGCCTGCTGCGCGGCTGA
- a CDS encoding acyltransferase family protein, with product MTGSTADPAARVPAPRAPLGYRPALDGIRALSIIAVIVFHTPGWGSLPQLLPGGHMGVTVFFVLSGYLITTLLLGELHRTGDLDLRAFYLRRAARLLPGLLVVAVVHSLFWSSQDGVLKTVLPVVAALLYLSSVFAGFWRLMGKITWSWSLSVEEHFYFGWPPLLRWLFRTGPRPAGRSLPRRHPMFAATVAALLIVAIAVALRVTFVHSVRWHDMLYYSTFTRMDALAVGCLAALAAWRHRLPFARSAGWLGAAVLAVSCLSQQWSIGHASLNLWGLPLGTAAAAVLVVSVVQRPDALLSRLLAIRPLVHVGTISYGLYLWNLLPGRALMELRGHHPGHLATVLSWLVMLAAVELSYHLVERPVQVWARTKLSGGPRRRPVRPVGAPATECTRQVFARAASWRIPTVVR from the coding sequence GTGACCGGCAGTACAGCCGACCCAGCCGCACGGGTACCCGCGCCGCGGGCGCCGCTGGGCTACCGGCCGGCCCTGGACGGGATCCGGGCGCTGTCGATCATCGCGGTGATCGTGTTCCACACGCCCGGCTGGGGCTCGCTGCCGCAGCTGCTGCCCGGCGGCCACATGGGGGTCACGGTCTTCTTCGTACTCTCCGGGTACCTGATCACCACGCTGCTGCTCGGCGAGCTGCACCGCACCGGTGACCTCGACCTGCGTGCCTTCTACCTGCGTCGGGCCGCCCGGCTGCTGCCCGGACTGCTGGTCGTCGCGGTGGTGCACTCGCTGTTCTGGAGCAGCCAGGACGGCGTGCTCAAGACCGTGCTGCCGGTCGTGGCCGCGCTGCTGTACCTCAGCAGCGTGTTCGCCGGGTTCTGGCGACTGATGGGCAAGATCACCTGGAGCTGGTCGCTGTCGGTCGAGGAACACTTCTACTTCGGCTGGCCGCCGCTGCTGCGCTGGCTGTTCCGCACCGGGCCCCGGCCCGCCGGGCGGTCGCTGCCCCGACGGCACCCGATGTTCGCGGCGACGGTCGCCGCGCTGCTGATCGTGGCGATCGCGGTCGCGCTGCGGGTCACGTTCGTGCACTCGGTGCGCTGGCACGACATGCTCTACTACTCGACGTTCACCCGGATGGACGCGCTCGCGGTGGGTTGCCTTGCCGCGCTCGCCGCCTGGCGGCACCGGCTGCCGTTCGCCCGCTCCGCCGGGTGGCTGGGCGCCGCCGTGCTGGCGGTCAGCTGCCTGAGCCAGCAGTGGTCGATCGGGCACGCATCGCTCAACCTGTGGGGCCTGCCGCTGGGTACCGCCGCCGCCGCGGTCCTGGTGGTCAGTGTGGTGCAGCGGCCGGACGCGTTGCTGTCCCGGCTCCTCGCGATCCGCCCGCTGGTGCACGTCGGCACCATTTCGTACGGGCTGTATTTGTGGAACCTGCTGCCCGGCCGGGCGCTGATGGAACTGCGCGGCCACCATCCCGGCCACCTCGCCACGGTGCTGTCCTGGCTGGTGATGCTCGCCGCGGTGGAGCTGTCGTACCACCTGGTGGAGCGGCCGGTGCAGGTGTGGGCGCGGACGAAGCTGAGCGGCGGGCCGCGGCGGCGCCCGGTCCGTCCGGTCGGCGCACCGGCCACCGAATGCACCCGCCAGGTCTTCGCGCGGGCCGCCTCCTGGCGGATCCCGACCGTCGTCCGCTAG
- a CDS encoding M48 family metalloprotease gives MASLVGAAVAAAVLLVVAGVVVAVAVPWRIPVPPRAAQLAALSRLPADGVARGRALAAELRPLRYLSLLVELVVVLVLGLTPLAATVAGSIHDRLFAGVLGGLAVAAVVELVGLPFTVRRRVVLRRYGLVTQGWGSWMVDLARNAVLGVVFVGGVLAGFYGATGAWPHVWWAPAAAIAAALTVLLPMVWAVLVEPLSNRFTPMPDSPLRTELLALAAADGVRIRSVLVADASRRGTMVNAYVTGLGPTRRIVVFDTLLSAAPDAETRLVLAHELGHARHHDVLLGTALGALGAAAGCCLLFVFGAWAAPFAAAGATGLTDPRAVGLLFALLTVVQLALRPVGNLVSRRVEARADRHALRSTGDPVTFAAMQGRLALRNLADVDPGRVAQALFGSHPSTVQRLAAADEFAAAE, from the coding sequence ATGGCGAGTCTGGTCGGCGCCGCGGTCGCCGCGGCGGTACTGCTGGTCGTGGCCGGCGTCGTCGTCGCGGTCGCGGTGCCCTGGCGCATCCCGGTACCGCCGCGGGCCGCGCAGCTCGCCGCGCTGTCCCGGTTGCCGGCCGACGGGGTGGCACGCGGCCGGGCGCTGGCCGCCGAGCTGCGCCCGCTGCGGTACCTGAGCCTGCTGGTGGAGCTGGTCGTGGTGCTGGTGCTGGGGTTGACGCCGCTGGCCGCGACGGTGGCGGGCTCGATCCACGACCGGCTGTTCGCCGGCGTGCTCGGTGGGCTCGCGGTGGCGGCGGTCGTCGAGCTGGTCGGGTTGCCGTTCACGGTGCGCCGCCGGGTGGTGCTCCGCCGGTACGGGCTGGTCACCCAGGGTTGGGGCAGCTGGATGGTGGACCTCGCCCGCAACGCGGTGCTCGGGGTGGTGTTCGTCGGCGGGGTGCTGGCCGGGTTCTACGGTGCGACCGGCGCCTGGCCGCACGTCTGGTGGGCGCCGGCGGCCGCGATCGCCGCGGCCCTGACGGTGCTGCTGCCGATGGTGTGGGCGGTTCTGGTGGAGCCGCTGTCCAACCGGTTCACCCCGATGCCGGACTCGCCGCTGCGCACCGAGCTGCTGGCGCTCGCCGCCGCCGACGGGGTACGGATCCGGTCGGTGCTGGTCGCCGACGCGTCGCGGCGCGGCACCATGGTCAACGCGTACGTGACGGGTCTCGGCCCCACCCGCCGCATCGTCGTGTTCGACACCCTGTTGTCGGCGGCGCCGGACGCGGAGACCCGGCTGGTCCTGGCGCACGAACTCGGACACGCCCGGCACCACGACGTACTGCTGGGGACCGCGCTCGGCGCGCTCGGCGCGGCGGCCGGCTGCTGCCTGCTGTTCGTCTTCGGCGCCTGGGCCGCGCCGTTCGCCGCGGCCGGCGCCACCGGTCTGACCGACCCGCGCGCGGTGGGGCTGCTGTTCGCGCTGCTCACGGTGGTGCAGCTGGCGCTCCGGCCGGTCGGCAATCTGGTGTCGCGCCGGGTCGAGGCGCGCGCCGACCGGCACGCGCTGCGCAGCACCGGCGATCCGGTGACGTTCGCGGCGATGCAGGGCCGCCTGGCGCTGCGCAACCTCGCCGACGTCGATCCCGGCCGGGTGGCGCAGGCGCTGTTCGGCAGCCATCCGAGTACGGTGCAGCGGCTCGCGGCGGCGGACGAGTTCGCCGCCGCGGAGTAA